A portion of the Bacteroides faecium genome contains these proteins:
- the nqrF gene encoding NADH:ubiquinone reductase (Na(+)-transporting) subunit F, which yields MDMNLILASIGVFLVVILLLVVILLVSKNFLVPSGDVKLTINGEKELEVASGSTLLNTLSVNGVFLSSACGGKGSCGQCKCQVLEGGGEILPSEVPHFSRKQQQDHWRLGCQVKVKSDMAIKIDESILGVKEWECEVISNKNVATFIKEFIVALPKGEHMDFIPGSYAQIKIPKYSMDYNKDIDKSLIGDEYLPAWEKFGLMGLKCKNDEETIRAYSMANYPAEGDRIMLTVRIATPPFKPKEQGPGFMDVPAGIASSYIFTLKPGDKVIMSGPYGDFHPILDSNKEMMWIGGGAGMAPLRAQIMHLTKTLHITDRKMSYFYGARALNEVFYLEDFLQIEKDFPNFTFHLALDRPDPAADAAGVKYTPGFVHNVIYETYLKNHEAPEDIEYYMCGPGPMSKAVEKMLDDLGVPAQNLMFDNFGG from the coding sequence ATGGATATGAATTTAATATTAGCGAGCATTGGGGTATTCCTTGTGGTTATTCTGTTGCTTGTTGTGATCTTGTTGGTTTCCAAGAATTTTCTGGTACCATCAGGAGATGTGAAACTAACAATCAACGGTGAGAAGGAGTTGGAAGTGGCTTCCGGTTCTACTTTACTGAATACGCTGTCTGTAAACGGAGTATTCCTGTCATCCGCTTGTGGTGGTAAGGGTTCTTGCGGACAGTGCAAATGCCAGGTGCTCGAAGGGGGTGGCGAAATCCTTCCTTCTGAAGTTCCTCACTTCAGTCGCAAACAGCAGCAAGACCACTGGCGTCTGGGCTGCCAGGTGAAAGTGAAAAGTGATATGGCTATCAAGATCGACGAGTCTATACTTGGCGTGAAAGAGTGGGAGTGCGAGGTTATCTCTAACAAGAACGTGGCTACGTTTATCAAGGAGTTTATCGTGGCTCTGCCTAAGGGCGAACACATGGACTTCATCCCGGGCTCTTACGCGCAGATTAAGATTCCTAAATATTCAATGGACTATAACAAGGATATTGACAAGAGCCTGATTGGTGATGAATACCTGCCTGCATGGGAAAAATTCGGTTTGATGGGCTTGAAATGTAAGAACGATGAAGAAACCATCCGTGCTTACTCTATGGCCAACTATCCTGCCGAAGGTGACCGTATCATGTTGACAGTACGTATCGCTACTCCGCCGTTCAAGCCGAAAGAACAAGGTCCCGGATTTATGGATGTTCCGGCTGGTATCGCTTCTTCATATATCTTTACCCTGAAACCGGGTGACAAGGTAATAATGAGTGGTCCTTACGGAGACTTCCACCCGATCTTAGACTCCAATAAAGAAATGATGTGGATTGGTGGTGGTGCAGGTATGGCTCCGTTGCGTGCGCAGATCATGCACTTGACAAAGACTTTGCACATTACTGACCGTAAGATGTCATACTTCTACGGTGCCCGCGCACTGAACGAAGTATTCTATCTGGAAGATTTCTTGCAGATTGAAAAGGACTTCCCGAACTTCACATTCCATCTGGCACTTGACCGTCCGGATCCTGCTGCCGATGCTGCAGGCGTGAAGTATACTCCGGGCTTCGTCCACAACGTAATTTACGAAACTTACTTGAAGAACCACGAAGCTCCTGAAGATATTGAATACTACATGTGTGGCCCTGGCCCGATGTCGAAAGCTGTTGAGAAGATGCTCGACGATCTCGGTGTGCCGGCTCAGAACTTGATGTTCGATAACTTCGGCGGATAA